A single genomic interval of Capricornis sumatraensis isolate serow.1 chromosome 11, serow.2, whole genome shotgun sequence harbors:
- the GPT gene encoding alanine aminotransferase 1, translating into MALRAVEHSQEAANGLKEKVLTLDSMNPCVRRVEYAVRGPIVQRALELEQELRQGVKKPFTEVIRANIGDAQAMGQIPITFPRQVLALCVHPDLLNSPDFPDDAKRRAERILQACGGHSLGAYSISAGVQMIREDVARYIERRDGGIPADPNNIFLSTGASDAIVTVLKLLVTGEGRTRTGVLIPTPQYPLYSAALAEFNAVQVDYYLDEERAWALDVAELRRALRQARDHCRPRALCVINPGNPTGQVQTRACIEDVIRFAFEERLFLLADEVYQDNVYAEGSQFHSFKKVLTEMGPPYAARQELASFHSISKGFMGECGFRGGYVEVVNMDAAVKQQMQKLRSVRLCPPTSGQVLLDVAVSPPLPSDPSFARFQAERRAVLAELAAKAKLTEQVFNEAPGIRCNPVQGAMYSFPRMELPPRAVQRAQELGLAPDMFFCLRLLEETGICVVPGSGFGQREGTYHFRMTILPPMEKLRPLLEKLSQFHAKFTREYS; encoded by the exons ATGGCCTTGAGGGCAGTTGAGCACAGCCAGGAGGCAGCAAATGGGCTGAAGGAGAAGGTGCTGACACTGGACTCCATGAATCCTTGTGTCCGGAGGGTGGAGTATGCAGTGCGAGGCCCCATCGTGCAGCGGGCACTGGAGCTGGAGCAGGAGCTGCGCCAG ggcGTAAAGAAGCCCTTCACCGAGGTCATTCGCGCTAACATTGGGGACGCACAGGCCATGGGGCAGATCCCTATCACCTTCCCGCGCCAG GTCCTGGCCCTCTGCGTCCACCCCGATCTCCTGAACAGCCCTGACTTCCCTGACGACGCCAAGAGGAGGGCGGAGCGCATCTTGCAGGCGTGTGGGGGCCACAGCCTGG GGGCCTACAGCATCAGCGCTGGCGTCCAGATGATCCGCGAGGACGTGGCGCGGTACATCGAGCGGCGCGATGGAGGCATTCCCGCCGACCCCAATAACATCTTCCTGTCCACGGGGGCCAGCGATGCCATTGTG ACGGTGCTGAAGTTGCTGGTAACCGGCGAGGGTCGCACGCGCACGGGCGTGCTTATCCCCACCCCTCAGTATCCACTCTACTCCGCCGCGCTGGCCGAGTTCAACGCGGTGCAGGTGGACTACTACCTGGATGAGGAGCGTGCCTGGGCGCTCGACGTGGCCGAGCTGCGGCGCGCGCTGCGCCAGGCGCGTGACCACTGCCGCCCCCGTGCGCTCTGCGTCATCAACCCCGGGAACCCCACCG GGCAGGTGCAGACACGCGCGTGCATCGAGGACGTGATCCGCTTCGCCTTTGAGGAGAGGCTTTTCCTATTGGCCGATGAG GTGTACCAAGACAACGTGTATGCCGAAGGCTCGCAGTTCCACTCGTTCAAGAAGGTGCTCACGGAGATGGGGCCGCCGTACGCGGCGCGACAGGAGCTCGCCTCCTTCCACTCGATCTCCAAGGGCTTCATGGGCGA GTGCGGCTTCCGCGGCGGCTACGTGGAAGTGGTGAATATGGACGCCGCGGTGAAGCAGCAGATGCAGAAGCTGCGGAGCGTGCGGCTGTGCCCGCCCACCTCGGGCCAGGTCCTGCTCGACGTGGCTGTCAGCCCGCCGTTGCCCTCCGATCCCTCCTTCGCGCGGTTCCAGGCG GAGAGGCGGGCGGTGCTGGCTGAGCTGGCTGCCAAGGCCAAGCTCACGGAGCAGGTCTTCAACGAAGCTCCCGGCATCCGCTGCAACCCGGTGCAGGGCGCTATGTATTCCTTCCCGCGCATGGAGCTGCCCCCGCGTGCGGTGCAGCGCGCTCAG GAGCTGGGCCTGGCTCCCGACATGTTCTTCTGCCTGCGCCTCCTAGAGGAGACTGGCATCTGCGTGGTGCCTGGGAGTGGCTTCGGACAACGGGAGGGCACCTACCACTTTCG gATGACTATTCTGCCCCCCATGGAGAAGTTGCGGCCCCTGCTGGAGAAGCTGAGCCAGTTCCATGCTAAGTTCACCCGCGAGTACTCCTGA
- the PPP1R16A gene encoding protein phosphatase 1 regulatory subunit 16A gives MAEHLELLAEMPMVGRMSTQERLKHAQKRRAQQVKMWARAEKEAQGRRASGQPQKRVLFPPSITLLEAAARNDLEEVRQFLESGVSPDLANEDGLTALHQSCIDDFREMVQQLLEAGAQVNARDSECWTPLHAAATCGHLRLVELLIARGADLLAVNTDGNMPYDLCEDEQTLDCLETAMASRGITQDSIEQARALPELHMLEDIRNLLQAGADLDTPRDHGATLLHIAAANGFSEAAALLLEHQASLSAKDRDGWEPLHAAAYWGQVRLVELLVAHGADLNGKSLMDETPLDVCGDEEVRAKLLELKHKHDALLRAQGRQRSLLRRRTSSAGSRGKVVRRVSLTQRTSLYRREHAQEAIVWQQPLPASPEPSEEDEDRQTDAELQPLPLEEEDPEEAKPHNGRVGGPPARHLYSKRLDRSVSYQLSPLESASPDALVRAKAHHTLAELKRQRAAAKLQRPPAEGPEAAEAGLPVDTETPQPESGCGASGDPPLLKLTAPSEEAPMEKRPCCLLM, from the exons ATGGCCGAGCACCTGGAACTGCTGGCAGAGATGCCCATGGTGGGCAGGATGAGCACACAGGAGCGGCTCAAGCATGCCCAGAAGCGACGGGCCCAGCAGGTGAAGATGTGGGCCCGGGCTGAGAAGGAGGCACAGGGCCGGAGGGCCAGCGGTCAGCCGCAGAAGCGGGTGCTCTTCCCGCCCAGCATCACCCTCCTCGAGGCGGCTGCCCGGAATGACCTGGAAGAAG TCCGCCAGTTCCTCGAGAGCGGGGTCAGCCCTGATCTGGCCAATGAGGATGGCCTGACGGCCCTGCATCAG AGCTGCATCGATGACTTCCGGGAGATGGTGCAGCAGCTCCTGGAAGCTGGGGCCCAGGTCAACGCCCGCGACAGCGAGTGCTGGACACCGTTGCATGCCGCGGCCACCTGTGGCCACCTGCGCCTGGTGGAGCTGCTCATTGCTCG TGGTGCTGACCTCCTGGCAGTCAACACGGATGGGAACATGCCCTACGACCTGTGTGAGGACGAGCAGACGCTGGACTGCCTGGAGACAGCCATGGCCAGCCGTG GCATCACCCAGGACAGCATCGAGCAGGCCCGGGCCCTGCCGGAGCTGCACATGCTAGAGGACATCCGGAACCTGCTGCAGGCGGGGGCTGACCTTGACACTCCCCGGGACCATGGGGCCACGCTG CTCCACATCGCCGCGGCCAACGGGTTCAGTGAGGCAGCTGCCCTGCTGCTGGAGCACCAGGCCAGCCTGAGCGCCAAGGACCGCGATGGCTGGGAGCCGCTGCATGCGGCGGCCTACTGGGGCCAG GTGCGCCTGGTGGAGCTGCTTGTGGCACATGGGGCTGACCTGAACGGCAAGTCCTTGATGGACGAGACGCCTCTCG ATGTGTGTGGGGACGAGGAGGTGCGCGCCAAGCTGCTGGAGCTGAAGCACAAGCATGACGCCCTCCTGCGCGCCCAGGGCCGCCAGCGCTCCCTGCTGCGCCGCCGCACCTCCAGCGCTGGCAGCCGTGG GAAGGTGGTGAGGCGGGTGAGCCTGACCCAGCGCACCAGCCTGTACCGCAGGGAGCATGCCCAGGAGGCCATCGTGTGGCAGCAGCCCCTGCCTGCCAGCCCCGAGCCGTCGGAAGAGGACGAGGACCGCCAGACCGATGCAGAGCTCCAGCCGCTGCCCCTGGAG GAGGAGGACCCCGAGGAGGCCAAGCCACACAACGGCCGAGTGGGGGGGCCCCCGGCACGGCACTTGTACTCCAAGCGGCTGGACCGGAGTGTCTcctaccagctgagccccctggAGAGTGCCTCCCCCGACGCCCTGGTGCGCGCCAAGGCCCACCACACCCTAGCAGAGCTCAAGCGCCAGCGGGCTGCTGCCAAGCTGCAACGACCCCCAGCTGAGGGGCCTGAGGCCGCTGAGGCTGGCCTGCCTGTGGACACTGAGACCCCCCAGCCAGAGAGTGGCTGTGGGGCGAGTGGAGACCCACCCCTGCTCAAACTCACAGCCCCCTCAGAGGAGGCCCCCATGGAGAAGAGACCGTGCTGCCTGCTCATGTGA